CATCCCATCCATATTCTCCTTGGCTTCCCAAGATTCCTGCTTGACTACACTCTGTCATAACCCGCATCAGATTTCCATAACTATGTCCACTCAAGGTATACCATAGGTCAAAGCTTTGTTGTTGCGATGGATGCAGTGTTGAGGATGTTAAGTATTTTACAGTTCTTGGTTGTAAGATTTGAAGGTTTTGGTGTCTGCCTTGATGCATAAGCATCTGTGTAAACTTAGCATAGTCATCAATCGTTGAGACAAGTCCTGCCCCTCCTGACTCAAAGGCCGGGAGACGGTCCATCCCATTAATTATCCCTAAATGATTGCCTTCATACACTTTAAGCTCTTGCGCTTTTGTCGTCGCATATGCCGACGCCAGACGATGGCGCTTAGTCGCCGGTACCCAAAATCCTGTGTCGTCCATTCCCAAAGGTTTGAACAGCTCTTGTTCTAAAAATTCACCAAACCTTACTCCGCTGACGACTTCAACAATGGCTCCTAAAACATCTGCTGACGTCCCGTATTGCCATGAGCTTCCCGGCTCAAAAGCCAGCGGACACTGCCCAAGAAGATTAGCTATTGCATATGTGGATAGTGCTTCTTTGCTTAGGAGCTTTTCATCAATTGCTTCAAAGACTTCTTGCGTCGCCTGACACGCCGGACTCTCGGTTTTTGGATAGACTAGCCCCGAGGTCATCGACAGCAGATCTTTAATTGTAACCTCACGAGAAACCGGAGACTTTCCGATGTCATCTTCCACATGTTGTCCGATAAATCCAGGTATAAACTGACAAACCGGATCAAATAAGTCAATTAATCCACGCTCAAATAGTAACATCACCGCTACTGCTGTTATTGGTTTCGTCATGGAATACAAACGGAATATAGTATCCCGTTGGATTGGTAAGTTTTTTTGTACCTGACGCATTCCTGCTTCATGGTAAAAGACTTCCTCACCATCTTTATAGACAAGAATATTGGCTCCAGCCACTTCATTCCGGTTAATCGCCTGTTGCAAAACTCTTATTACCTGGTGTTTGGTTTTATCGCTGAGCATAGTAGCCTCCTAAGTATATTGTTGAGTATGTATATATAATAACAGATTTCAACTTATAAAGGGTGATTTTTGTTCTACTATTGCAAATCAACTATATCAGGCTCAATTTTCATTTTCTTCACACAAGAAAAGCCTTACTTGTCACCAGTCCATATCGGGCTTGTCCATCCAATATGTCGATTGTCCATAACAATTCGTCCATAATAGTAGGCATCTGCTTTTGGATCAATGTCTAACACCAGCTCAAACCATTCATCGGCATTGGGCACGCTATGCAAGAGTTGACCATCTCTGATAATCTCTATCTTGCTTACGACATGGGGGGCGATGCCTTTAAAGATAAGCCGCTCTTGTTCAAGTGATATCTCACCAAACCACCTAGGATGGGTCGTCGCAAGGGTTCTTTGATGGGTTAATCCATCAAAGATATCTTCTCGCGTCTTATCCGCAGCAAATACCCCTGTCAATCCACCATAGCCGGGCTTACCGTCATGACCATCGCTTCCTGCCGTAACACCCCACCGTTTACCCATATTCAAAAACTCACAAAACGTATTGTGCTTTACATTATTTCTCGCTTTTAGAACCATCGGATGCTCTTGATTTTCAAAGCGTCCCCATTGACTGGAAAAAATCTCACATAAGACTTCCTTTGGGTTTGACTCCTTCCAATTGTCCAGGTTAAATCCTTCATACTTTTTCTCTTGTTGGTCCTTACTTGGCCGACCTTCACAATATCTATGAAAGTGCGGAATCGTCAACATCTTTTTATCCTTATATTTTTTCCAAAGGTCCGTCACTTCTTCAATGTCCGCTCCAGGATATCCATAGGTTGACAAACTCTCTCCAAACACAGCAATCGTATCGCCCCGCTTCGAGTGCAATTCAATCCCTGGGAAGGTAACTAAAGCCTGGGTATTATACATATCCGCTTTTTGTCCGATTTGTTCCCATGTGCTTTGATCAATGTTGACACTTCTGTCTTCATTAAATCGAAAGGTCTGCTCTGATAGACATATAAAATCTAGATGACTGACTTTTTGACTATATAGATAACTATTGTCCGGTGTGGAATTCCAATCATTATCCCGAATATTTGCCGACAGATTCGAGTGAGTATGAAGATCCCCCCAGTATAATTGTCTAGCGGCCATCCGGGAGACGATAACGGCTTTTTCTACAAATAAATCCGTACTGATAGCTTCAATTAAAAATCGTCCTTCTTGTCGCAAACTCCCTGTGAACTTGCGGTTATCACATTGTAGACGCTGGACCTCTTGCCCATGTTCATCTATAATACGAAGTTCAATCGACTCCATATCATAATCAAAAATCGGGTTGTTAAATTGATCTGCACAAACCAGTTCGACCTCAAACCGAGTATCCGGTTGAACAGACGTAGGCGCAAATACCTTTAATACTGCTGGTTGATCCGGTAAGAGCTCAACAGCATCTATCACTTCCAGTTTTACATAGTCTCCTGTACCTTGCGTATCGATGGCCACTTGATAGGTCAAATAGTTCCCTTCTACCTTGTTGGCAAACTGGGATATTCTTGACGTCATACACTCTCTACCCACCCACGGTCGGTCGGTTCCGCCAAAATACACTGAGATTGTCTCTCCCGTCGCAAGCCCCTCTTGACATGTAATGATGGCTACACGCTTACTATCCGGCCACCGCTTTATATGCGAAAATGCAGATTCAACACTTTCTACTCTTACATCCACTTTAATATCGTCTCTTGAGCCCAACGCATAGATATAGTTTGGCTTCCAATAATCATACGCTTGAAGATATTCTTCACTGCGTTGATGTTGATATGCCGGAACCTCTATAGAAAGGCTGGCGCCCTTTTTCATCTGAATATCCGAAGTAAATTCAAGACTCCATTCAAAATCCGAGCCGACAACAATTTTCTTATCCATCCTTACGACAAAGGTGCCAAAAGGAGTTTTTGTTTTTTGTATGTCCATAGATTAATCCTCTTCCATCTCGTCATCTGTTATGATGAGTTTTGCCAAACCGTGGCGCCCCGATGCAACAAGATCATCGGTGTACCCGTCAAAATCATCGACGCCGTCTTTTGTCAAGGCACATTCTAATAACATAGGCAAGTTAACACCACCGATGAGGCAAATCCTTTCATCATAGTAACTAAGTTCAAGCGCTGTCTTAAAGGGGGATCCCCCTTGTAAATCAGCAAAAATAATTATCCTGTCGCATCCGCTAAGCTCTTCAACTCTTTGCTTCATCAAAGCTTTAAGTTCATCTACCTGCATCTGCTGCTTAAAATCTATCGTATGACAATTGTCTTGATCGCCTGCTATAAGTTTTATTGATTCATAGATTCCTGTTGCAAATTTTCCGTGTCCCGTTATGATTATTCCTATCTCCATAATATTCTCCTTATAATAGTTCCCCGATGTTCACTTTTTTATCCTTAGGAACCATTTGCAAGTGAACTAACGTCCCTGCATGAATTAAATTCTTAAACGCCCTCTCGTCTTCTACAGTAATACTCACTGTGCGGTAGAGGACTTTGGAACCTTCTTTTGCTGCCATATTACCTACAATGACTTCTTGAATATCTACGCCTTGGCGAACCAACGCTTCAATAACTTCCGGCTTCTTAACCACTATAAACACATTTTGTCCATCATATTTATCTGTTTTTAAATTTTCCGCTGCTTTTTCAATCGTCAACAATGACAACTTCATACCTACAGGTACAGCACTTTTTAATGCCATCTTTTGAAGCGGATCTTTGACGACGTCATCATCAATAATCATAATACGTGTTGCCCCAACCGCCTTACACCATGCTGTTGCCACTTGTCCATGTATCAACCGTTCATCAATTCTTACTGCACATATTGCCATCTGGCTACCTCCCTATACTTACAAATTCATCGTCACTTGCATTTCTTGCTTCAATACATTCTTTTTTATTGACTTTCCATTGAGGGTCTATTGCAATGAGCCCTTCTAACATATAATCGTTTGTTTGTTCCATATGATTGTGCAACGCTTTTTTCATTGCTATGGCTATCTTTTTGTAGGTTTCATCCTCAATCACATTTCTTTTTTCCAGCGGATCAAACCTGAGGTCATATAACGCTTCTCTGTATTTTTTCTTATCTTTGATTCCTGCAGATAAGTATTCATCCTTTGTCAACGACGCATCGATATTAGAAAGATTCATCCCCAAGTAGTCATCATAATAGACGACATAACGATATTGCTTGGAGCGAACTGCTCTACAAGGTTCATAGGACGTATGAAAGTTAATCTCTTCAAAAACATACTCTCTATAGTTGTCTTGATCCCCTCGAAGCACTTCAATCATCGACTCGCCTTGAAGATTTGTCGGTTTTTTCATTTGAAGGATGTCACACAACGTGGGAAAAATATCCACATGGCTAGTAAGCGCATCCGTCGCTTGTCCGTTATGTCGTCCCTTCGGATCTCGAATCATGAGTAGCACACCTGTGCCTTGGTCATTGAGATTACATTTTGCATACGGATTGGCTAATCCGTGGTCAGTCGTAAAAATAATAATCGTCTCTTCATAGATGCCTTTTTGCTTCAGCGCTTGAATAACTTTTCCAAAGTTTTCATCCGCCCACTGGAGCGAGGTTAAATATCTCGCATAATCTAATCGTGTATTTTCATTATCCATTATGTTGTCCGGTACTTTTACATAATTTGGATCAATCCCTTTTGCTATGGTACTTGGGTATTTTCGATGGGTGGCATACATACCATAAGAAAGAAAAAACGGCTGTTTCCCATCATGTTGATGAATCCAACTCGCCGCTGATAATGCGTTTTTTTCATCCCATAAGACAAAGTCTTCTTCTTTATAACCTGCGATACTTGTCGTTAAGTTTTCATCATACCCTATCATCTTAGCGCCTTTTTCATGGTCTAGATACCATGACGCTTCATGCTGAATCCCACTAAGCACCGTATAGAATCCTTGCGCCTTTAAATAGGTGACTAGATGCTTAGACATATCCATCTCAAAGCCTCGTTGCGACAACCCAAGCATGCCGACTTGATGGGGATACATTCCCGATAAGAGGGCTGCTCGACTGGGAGAGCATGTAGGCGAAGCACAAAACGCCTTGTTAAACTTTAGTGCCTCTTTTGCAAAGCACATCATATTCGGGGTCGGAGTATTATATCCATAAGGACTAATCACTTTACCCGTATCATGTGTATGTATGTACAAAATATTCATTACTTGCCTCCGTCTCTAACCTTATCTGCAATTTTATTCGAAAAGGAAACCATTGATTCTGACTTGGGTTGTTTTATAGTTCCCCACTGTTTTAGGACATCAATCTCTCGCTTATGTTTTTCATATTGTCTTAACAGCTTTTTATCATCAAGTAAAAAAGGTTCCATTGCTTTATACTGTTCTTTATACTCCGGTGCGTCACAGGATATATCTTGATCCGTTTTGCTATCAAACATCCGTAGTGCACGACCTATCTTTAATAGTTTTATCTGGTCATGAACAATACACTGTCCATATCTTAATGGCTTTTCATACATCTGCTCAATAATCACCGGCTTTGTTTTTGGATGGGTCATGATGTCTTGTCCGTCAATATTTGGCAGATGGGCATCTGCAAGGTTTAAGAGCGTTGCTGAGAGGTCAACTAAAGATACTGCATCTTCACGCACACTCCCTTCCTGGCTGTTCATAGGTTTTATCAAAAGCGGGATGTGTATAGACGCTTCATAAAATGTCTTCTTACCAAATAAACCTCTTCTTCCAAGTTGGTCACCATGATCCGATGTGTAGACAAAGGTTCCGTCCTTTTTATCCAACCGTTTTTCAAAAGCTTTATATATCTGCCATACTTTTTCTTCCAGTTCTTGACACATAGAATAATAGCCCGCCTTAACTTTTCTACGCTTATCTTGATTCGTTGCCTGTACTAAATAGGCATACTGGTCTAAGGCTTCTTCTGATGCATAGTGTTCATCATTATACGCTTCCATATAGTTTTTATAGGATGCTTCATAACCGATATATGGAAAATGCGGTCCATAAAATCCAACCACCATAAAGATGGGCTGGTCACGCTCTATTAAAAGCTGATTCAACGCTTCTTGATATACTTGTTCATCATAATCGTGTACCGGTGAGTATCCATATCCCAGGATGTCTTGGCATCCCTGCATCTTCAGGGTATTTGCGTAATCATAAAGTTCTCTGCGCTTCACGCCCCAATACTGGGATGTTATATCTCCAACAAGACGTTCATCAAACCCGTGCCACTGATCAATACCTTTAAAGTGCATCCGTCCGACAAGAATCGTTTTGTACCCTCTTGCTCCTAATGCATGAGCAAGAGTGGGTACATCACTTGATAAAAGGCTGTCATTATCAAATATCTTCGTATGTCTTGGCAGCTTTCCGGTCAAAAACGACATGCGCGAAGGTACACACAAAGGGGCATTGGTGTATGCGTTGACATAATTTATTCCTGTTTCGCTAATCGTTTTTAGGCGTGTTGTGTTAAGCGAACTTCTTTCATTAAGAGAACACGCTTCAAAAGAGTGCTGATCCGACATAACTAATACAATATCTTTCAAAAAACAACATCCTTTCTACATAATTCCAAGAGCCACCATTACCGCCGCAAATGCCACGATAATCAGCATAACTTTTGTTCCTGACATTTTCTTCTTAGCCACAAGTAACCATGCTGCAACGGTAACAAGTAAAGGAACTAAGTTTGGCATAATCTTATCTAACAATGCTTGTACTTCAATAGACATAGATCCGTTAGTATATACATAGGATACCGGCGCTTGAACTGTTGTTGAGGCCACACCACCGATAACAATTAATCCGACAATAGTCAGTCCCATTGTGATTTTTTCAGTCAAAGCTTTATTACCCAGCAAGGATTTTGCCGCATTGCCTCCAAGGTCATAACCTTTCATAAACAGGCTATATCTAAAGGGTAGCATCGTTCCTAACCAAAGAAGTATATAAAATAACGGTCCGACAATAGAGCCATCCACAGCAAGTCCTAGGGCAATACTTAAGATAATCGGATTATATGTCCCTATGATGAGTGAATCCCCAATACCTGCAAACGGACCCATCAGTGCGTTTTTGGTACTGATAATTGTTTGCTCATTCATCTCTTCCCCATTCGCCATGGATTCTTCAAGGGCAACAACAACCCCCGGAATCATACTGCCAAGATGAGGTTCCGTATTAAAAAACTGCATATGGCGCTCTAACGCCTTGATATAGTCATCACCTTTGTATAATCGCTTTAAAATAGGTGCAATCGTATGGCAAAACGCCAATCCCATCATTCGCTCAAAGTTCTGTGCACAATGGGAAAAGAATATCCACTTCACCGCAGCTTTTCTGACCTCACCACGAGGTACGCTCACTTTAGTCTTCATAACAATCGTCCTCCTCTATTAGTTCACCTGATGTACTAACAACGCTTTGCTCATGTCCTGTTCGCATGACAAATAAAAATGCGATACCAATAGAAAAGAGGGCAAGAGCTGTAATCGTAATCGACGTTGAAATCATGACCACATATCCCATCAAGAAAAATGCAATCATCCATGTCTTGTTAACCGATTGTTTTAGCAAAAGAGCAAAACCGACTGCCGGAAGCATACGACCGGCTATTTTGAAGAAATGAAGAACAGATTCAGGTAACGCTCCAATAATAGCTTCTGCTGCCGGCGCGCCAAAGTAACAGACTGCAGCAACAATCCCAAATCTTAAGATGAACGTAGGCACTGTGCCTAGGATATTCATACGTGCAATTCCTTTTTCATCCCCTTTAGCTGCGTACTTATCTCCCCAATGTGGAAACGCCGCATTAATTGACATAAGAAAGTTAAAAACCCCAATTCCAACCATACTTAATGGAACAGCTAGCGCTACCGCATAGTCTGCGCCTCCTCCTGAGGCCAATGCCAAAGGAATACCAATATAACCTGCAAAAATCACGTCCGCCGGTAATGCACCCCCAGGTGTAATCATTCCGATATACATCGCTTGGACGGCAACCCCTGCCAAGATTCCTGATCGAAGATCTCCCAAAATTATCCCGACAATCATCCCTGCAACAAGAGGCTTCCCAATAACTTGCCAGCCACCTGTAACCCCAAAAACCCAAGGCGTTCTCTTGGAACCAAGATATGCGAACACCCCAATCAATAAAGCTTGTACTACACTCATATGATACCTCCTAATTTTTTTAGCGGTTCAGAGTCACCCCTGAACTATATAATCAAGTATAGCACTTCACTCCACTAACGTCAATACATTTGGATTATATTTTAAATACATTTGTTTGCATTTTCATTAATTGTATTTACATTTATGTTGCGTTTTTTATGTTAATCCGCTATAATAGATGGGAAAAGAACAAAGGGGGAGAACCATGGAAAAGAAAATCGCAAAATACAAAATCATCGAAAACGACTTGCTCAATGACATACATAACAACAAGTATTTGGATGGAGATCTCATTCCTACAGAACTTGAACTTTCCACCAAGTATCAGGTAAGCCGCGTAACCGTAAGACGCGCAACAGATAACCTGGTTGCTAAAGGTTTTTTAAAACGCACTGCCGGTTTAGGAACAACCGTCAATCTTAGGCCTAAGACAAGTTCTGATTTACGGGTCAGAGGATTTAACGATCAAATGAAAGACCTAGGTAAGAAGGTGGTCTCAACGGTACATACCTTTAACATCACCTCAGCCAGCCCCAAAAAAGCGCAAATTCTTGGAATCTCTGAAAAGGATCTCATATATTACATCGAACGCATTCGAAAAGCCGATGACAAAGTGTATCTTTTTGAGATTTCATATATTTCTGTTGATAAGTTTCCTGAATTGTCAATACAATATCTACAAAATTCAAAGTATGATTTTTTTAGGGATGTCAAAAATGTAACTATCGATCATCAAAAGCATGTCGTTCATCCTATCCTTAGTGATGATAAAATCAGTAGCATTCTAAGCATTAAAAAAGGTACCCCTATCATCATGGTTGAAAATTACACCTATTGTGATGATGGCACCATTATTGATTTTTCACATAACTACTACAATCCAGATGAGTATGAACTATGCTATATTAAGTCAAACACTTAATCTTAAGTTGTATTGAACCAAGCCTTTTAAACACATAAAACGGATACATCAGTAAAGTCATCTTTGCTGATGTATCCGTTTTTATTTTCTTTGGAAGTGTGTATATGTGTCAGTGTGTCGATTCCTTGACGCAGTTGCGCCCACTACTTTTTGCAAAATACAAAGCCTCATCTGTACGTTGGTATATATGGCGGAAGGTCTCACCCATCTTGCGCTGTGCTACACCTACACTTACCGTGTATTTGCCTACAATCGGATGAATGGATTTTTCTATGGCACTACGTATTTTCTCTGCAACTTCTATGGCACCTTTAATATCTGTATGCGAAAGCACCACCATAAACTCTTCACCACCTAGGCGAAAAATCACATCCGACTTTCGGCATGATTGCACCAATAAATCCGCTGTGTGCTTTAGGACTTGATCCCCGATGGGATGTCCCCAATGGTCATTAATGTTTTTAAAATGGTCTAGGTCGACTATTAGCATAGACATATCAATATCATAGCGTTCTGCCTGTTCGATTTCTGTCCCTATAAATGTCTCAAGATGATACCGATTGTATAATCCTGTCAACTTATCTCGTACCGCCAAATTCGTCAGCGTCTCTTCAATCTTTTTCTGTTCTGTAACATCATAAAAATTCAGCAAAATCGCCTCTTTTCGCTGATAAATGCCGGATGAGACAGATACTTCCATAATCACCGGATCTATTGTCCCAAAGGTCACTTCTAAGGCTCCCTTATCTTCTTCTTGAAGCAACTGTTCATATATCTGCTTCCACGAAACCTCGCTTTTCTTAAAAAGCTCTTCAATATGCTCCATCGACTTACTCACGCCTAAGCGCTCAAGTAAAACATCCCCACGTTCATTACGTGTAACTACTTTGCCCTCTTTTGATAACATGAACATGGCGTTACGCATAATGTGAAAAAGCTTAACCATATTGGTGTTATTCTCCTGGGCCTCAATGTACCACTCTCGAATGGTTTGATGTGCTGGGACAAAGACATATACCAGCAAGATAACGCTACATATAATCATTAAATTCAAAAAGATGACCTGTAGTCTCTTAATCCACAAAAACGTCTCTCCCGCCTCCCAGACATACTGATTAACCATAGTATCCATATGCGCTAAAAAGTCATCTTCATAGATAAACACCTTCATCCGCGCTTCAAGCAATGTTTCTTGAGAAGCCGGTGTGATTCGACCAATGTTTTTTAATACATCCTGTGCACTGCTTATAAAAATACTTCGGGTAGGTTCAAACTTCTCAAGCATGTCTGCTATTGCCGCGCTTTGGTTTTCTTCAACGAGTTGCAAGTACTCACTTTCAAGAGACTGTATTGATCGATGTAATTCAACTGCATAGTGATCACGTACACTAACATCAAGATTTTCTCTCAGCATCGCCACATCTTTGGCAATCTTTTGACTGAGCATACGCTGTCGTCCTGCGATATTAATCACCTCTGAAACCTTGTCATAATCTGCACTTAACTTTGCTATTGACCATTGCCATATCAAAAAAAGTGCAATCAAGAAACATGAAGCAATAATAATTCGCCTTTCCACTTTTTTATACATCGAAGCCCCCCTTATAGCAACAATTCATTTATTTCTATCATATCATATAAATCGGATTTTTTCCCTATTCAAGATTTAATTATACAAAAAAAGATTATGCGATATGATTATACCGCATAATCTTTTTTCTTATATTCTTACCATCATTACAATTTTATCGAGCACTTCTGTTCATGGGAAAAGAACGCCGCTTCCATGACTTTCATCACTTCAAGCGCTTGAGCGGAAGTTACACTAAGTGGCGCTTTACCTTCGATTGCATCAATCAAGCCATCATAAACTACCGTCAGGCTGTCAGTAACATCCATGGGCTCGCTTAGCTTAATTGTCTCTGTTGATTCACTACGCCTAGGCGCCATCGTCTTTGTCGGGCCTGCCTTAGTATAGACAATCTCATCTTCCCATGTGTTTTCTTTGTCAATACATCGAACAATCTGACCATGACAATCCCAATCATCAATTTGAAGGGTTCCTTGTGTTCCTAAAACATACCAACGCGGATGCGTTATATAATTATTGGTTGAGACTTCCACTTGTGCACTAAGTCCACTTTCAAACGTCATCACCAATCGGAAGTTATCATCCACTTCAGGGTATTCGATGCTATACATTTTACAATAGACATCAACAACCTTTTCAGGAATCATATGCATCAATTGGTCAATTAAATGCACACCCCAATCAAGCATCATTCCACCACCAAGGGATTTAATCGTACGCCATCCTTTTGGCATACCTCGTGATCCCTCCACACGAGATTCAATCACATAAGGCTTTCCAATAAGTCCTTGTTCAATACTACGGCGCATTAATACAAAGTCTTTATTGGTTCGGCGATTTTGATTAATGGTAAAGAGTTTGTCTGTTTGTTTTTCTACTTCCATAATCTCCAAGAGTTCTTCTGAATTCATGGTCACCGGTTTTTCACAAATGACATGTTTGCCTGCTCTAAGTGCTTCAATCGATAATTCTTTGTGAACTTCATTGGTCGTCGCAATCAGTACGATATCGATTGATTTATCTGTAAGCAAGGCTTCTTTACTTTCATAAGAGATGAGTCCATTGTCTTTTGCAACAGTACCACGCTCTGGATTCACATCATAAATGCCCTTAACGTTAAGACGTTTGTATTTTTTTAATTGTTTGACATGGTAGTCTGCCATCCCACCATAGCCAATAATTCCAAGTGTATACATTTTTTCTATCTCCTTATGCCCACCACATATCTGTCGGGGTCTCATGAATCAATACATCTTTTAATAGGTTTACAGCTTTTGTCAATCCTTCATCAATTGACATTAAGCCATCCTCATGTTCAATACTGACGACTCCGTTATAACCTACCGCACGTAGTGTACTTATCATCTCATTCCACTCAAGCTGTCCGTGTCCATAACCCACAGTTCTAAAGACCCAAGAACGGTTAAGCACGTCACCATAGTGGCGGTTGTCAAGCACACCGTTCAC
This sequence is a window from Vallitaleaceae bacterium 9-2. Protein-coding genes within it:
- a CDS encoding Gfo/Idh/MocA family oxidoreductase — its product is MYTLGIIGYGGMADYHVKQLKKYKRLNVKGIYDVNPERGTVAKDNGLISYESKEALLTDKSIDIVLIATTNEVHKELSIEALRAGKHVICEKPVTMNSEELLEIMEVEKQTDKLFTINQNRRTNKDFVLMRRSIEQGLIGKPYVIESRVEGSRGMPKGWRTIKSLGGGMMLDWGVHLIDQLMHMIPEKVVDVYCKMYSIEYPEVDDNFRLVMTFESGLSAQVEVSTNNYITHPRWYVLGTQGTLQIDDWDCHGQIVRCIDKENTWEDEIVYTKAGPTKTMAPRRSESTETIKLSEPMDVTDSLTVVYDGLIDAIEGKAPLSVTSAQALEVMKVMEAAFFSHEQKCSIKL